The window atgactgcaaagtaaaagttcactttgaatttttctttcggatcataaataggttcgtcatctgcttcatatgtgaactgcttcctcttctttctaatacggattggatctggttcaaaaagtgccagtacttccaactcctccgcaagttcacctgcatctaccaatgttttctcaaaggctgcgtcacttctgcagcccacaagaaacttcttggtttctccaagttgattaatggcatcacatatatcaaattcttttgcctgaggttgtttgctagttatgttgatctcaaacaatatatcataccacaaaacaagagaaacaagaaacttgaaactagaaatgacttttgtaagagcctttgcatcaactcgtgatgtattgccagatgatcctctCAGAGTAGTGTCTTCATAGATGTTTACCAGAGCAACATAGATGTCACCAAGCTGATAGCGAAGAGGTTTCAAGGCATCAATTCGACTTTCCCATCTTGTTTCACTCAATGGTTTAACTGTGAGATTAGATACGTGGCGTGTTAGAACTTCCCAGCGATATGTAGAAGCTAAGAAATACACATACACACGTTGAACTAATTCAAAGAAGGCAGTTGCCTCCAAGCAACACTTTGCAGCATCATTAACAACCAAATTCAATGAATGTGCACTGCAAGGAACGAAAAAGGCTCGTGGATTAATATCCAAAATTCTTCACTGGAcaccattttctttccctttcatatTGCTCCCATTTTCGTAGCCTTGACCGCGCAAGTTTTCTATAGGCAGTGACATCTCTTCTAACTGGTGAAGAATAGTTTCTGTCATACCAGCTTCAGTTGTCTCCGTAAGCGACACAAATCCCAAGAAGTGTTCCTTTATGCATACTGATTCAGTCTCATTCTCAGTCTCTGAAGTAGGCCTATCCACAAACCGAATGATCATGGTCATTTGTTCAACGTGGCCTGCATCTGGTGCACAATCTAGAATgattgaaaagtattttccagCACGAGCAGATGCTAGGATTTTTTGTTTGATGGCATTGGATAGAAGCTGAATAAGCTCATTCTGTATGTCTTTCCCTAGGTAATGTACATGCATCTGCTGGTCCTTAAACCTTCGAAGATGCTCATCCATAAGTGGGTCAAACAAAGATAGATATTCGACAAATTTGAGGAAATTCTCATTACCAGAAGTGTGCAGTTTTTCATGTGTTCCCCAAAAGGCCAGGTTTTGCACACCAAGAACTCTGACCAAAGCAGTCAGACGTTTTAGTATTTGCAGCCAATACTTTTCTTCTTGCTTAATCAAGCGCAAATGTTCTTCATCAATTGTTCTCTTGTATTTCAATCGCAGTTCAAGTTCTTTCCATGTCTGAACATTCGTCAAATGTTCACTGCTTTTCTTGTGTTGTGAAAGAATTGCAGACATGTTTTTCCAATCCCTTGAGCCTTTTTCAGAAAGAGATGATATGCCAATAGTACTACTGCCAAACAACTTgcagcagaagcaaaagacagaatCACTTGATGTGGAATACTGCAGCCATTGACGGTGCATTTCTTCTCCATTAACAAGTCTACATTTGTAATGAATTGTCGAGAATTTTCTTTGCTTACTATCTTTGGGGAAATCGAACTGCTGAACTTGTTCTGGCCCATGTTCCACCAGAATTTGTCGGACTTGATCATCACATTTGGCCCAAGTAGCAGGATCATTAAAGCTCAAATTCAAACGAGTGAcattttcactttcacagtcttCCAAATTTTGATCCTCGCGTGTCTCATTTGATTCGTCTTCAATATTCAGATTATGTTCTTCAAAGTCTTCTTCAGCTTGTGAAactcccacctccacctccacctctgcTTGATCCTTTGACATTGAACTACCTTCATCTTTGGCCAGTGGATGGAGATATTTCAGAAATGAAccttcttgctttctttcttctttttgcttATCAGCCTTCCGCTtacgaaattgtgccccagaccttttttttttatctgccatgacgctgcatcaactgtaaatgaaaaaaaaatgaaattgtattcctatcagtccttttgcttgttcactattaaaagtaaaggatagagaatgcatatCACTTACTATAATTGACTATTTGAATTTCAacaactgtttgacgtaaatattgtttaagagatcaagatgactttccttaaaattaagcaatgttgattgtaatcagaaatacaccttttttagtcacgtatatgtccttccttcatatcaaaatctgactgggagtgctgcggaacccattctgcctaactaggcatgcacctccaaatgattaaaaacatcaaatggtacaaactcaatttgaatgaaaaattccattttctaactaaataggtcacacacactcagatggttgccaagtgctctctgtggtgatatgttcatctgctctaaatgcctactaacttccctgtgaaaataatctttgactttgatccaatgaaagcaggatggaaaagcttcCCCGCTccccagaagacctaagacatgatggctggatgacataaacagacacctgtccctcacaggcactacctcataacatgccaattgtgctcaggacagaacatcatagaggaatattatgcattcagtggtctctacactggccaagcaacagcacaactatcctaaccagtccatccaacttttttgactgcttcttgggcaccgGTGAGGGGTAACaatgccagactgagcccggtgatgggtgcagtacaagtctacaaactgaggcaaggtgctaggcctagagtcctgctgagactgctgtcctgcaccaagtggagtgcagcctccatgaggagagaactcaaataaatatcacgctccttgtgcatgattcccccaagcacttcttcaggcagctgctatgggggtcactcacaggcttaggcctgcctgttgcaggcaaaacacagcagcagggcttaaaactcagacagggctgcccagaggattcagggggccttgggcaaagcaaaattgggggccccttccataaaacatttgcaatactatagtaacatgtattaggaaatgtaaaaaataactagtgaaatacattcaaaaattaacttgtaataatttgaaaatacactaaatacattatttaaaaacattaaaagctgtaatggtcagatgatgggtgattgtgatggttggtacctatgggctgtcgctgcctggaggtggtgctgctgttgcccagggctgggtggggagctgggctctgggttcaggggtgcccagctcacaggggctgggctcagggatgtggggagatggggtcagggtggtgtccagctcagaggggctggcctcggagctgggggtcagggctgtgggggaaatGGGGTCGAGGGGGGTGCCTGGGTGCACTgcggcagctcagctctgcaggctgctgttctctccagtcGGCAACACACAAAGGGAGCAGGGActagccaaggaccaagggggcaggagcacaggtgcCTGAGGCCGAGCtatggggaagcacttgcttaccttgcccagcacatgagcgtcagggtcctgtttcttcctccactccactaGACcgccgctgaggctcttttcttctcggtgtccctcgctggggctgatgtggaggctgagccagggggcaacTGCCGCCACTTTCCCccagaagcccttgtgtcgcgccatcgcagggctcctaccacaTGCCCTAAGgctaagcagagctgtgcagctctgcccagTCGCCGGTGTCCCCGCcggcaatgagaaaaattgcataggatggagcccctgctctgggagggagagggattctgag of the Gopherus flavomarginatus isolate rGopFla2 chromosome 1, rGopFla2.mat.asm, whole genome shotgun sequence genome contains:
- the LOC127043343 gene encoding LOW QUALITY PROTEIN: uncharacterized protein LOC127043343 (The sequence of the model RefSeq protein was modified relative to this genomic sequence to represent the inferred CDS: inserted 2 bases in 1 codon), which translates into the protein MADKKKRSGAQFRKRKADKQKEERKQEGSFLKYLHPLAKDEGSSMSKDQAEVEVEVGVSQAEEDFEEHNLNIEDESNETREDQNLEDCESENVTRLNLSFNDPATWAKCDDQVRQILVEHGPEQVQQFDFPKDSKQRKFSTIHYKCRLVNGEEMHRQWLQYSTSSDSVFCFCCKLFGSSTIGISSLSEKGSRDWKNMSAILSQHKKSSEHLTNVQTWKELELRLKYKRTIDEEHLRLIKQEEKYWLQILKRLTALVRVLGVQNLAFWGTHEKLHTSGNENFLKFVEYLSLFDPLMDEHLRRFKDQQMHVHYLGKDIQNELIQLLSNAIKQKILASARAGKYFSIILDCAPDAGHVEQMTMIIRFVDRPTSETENETESVCIKEHFLGFVSLTETTEAGMTETILHQLEEMSLPIENLRGQGYENGSNMKGKENGLGDIYVALVNIYEDTTLRGSSGNTSRVDAKALTKVISSFKFLVSLVLWYDILFEINITSKQPQAKEFDICDAINQLGETKKFLVGCRSDAAFEKTLVDAGELAEELEVLALFEPDPIRIRKKRKQFTYEADDEPIYDPKEKFKVNFYFAVIDTAIHSVEERFILMQQISSVFGFIYDVYSLQNNTXKQIMEHCL